From the Esox lucius isolate fEsoLuc1 chromosome 21, fEsoLuc1.pri, whole genome shotgun sequence genome, one window contains:
- the mtmr6 gene encoding myotubularin-related protein 6 isoform X2: MLDRFSNKSTSGTLHLTATHLIFVESNAAVTTAAQEIWILHHHIASVEKLSLTTNGCPLVIQCRNFRVVHFVVQKERDCHDIYSSLLRLLRPVSYEELYAFSYNPKQNDQQREEGWQLIDLGAEFERMGVPCDQWQLTDVNRDYKICDTYPRDLYVPITASKPIIVGSSKFRSKGRFPVLTYFYQEKKAAVCRCSQPLSGFSARCLEDESMLQAISKANHNSRFVYVMDTRPKLNAMANRAAGKGYENEDNYSNIRFQFVGIENIHVMRSSLQKLLEVVGSRSLSASDYLLGLESSGWLRHVKAVVDAAICLTKAVTVEGASVLVHCSDGWDRTAQVCSLGALLMDPYYRTIKGFMVLIEKDWISFGHKFADRCDQLDGDPKEVSPVFTQFLDCVWQLTEQFPQAFEFSEWLLLQIHEHVHSCQYGNLLANNQRQREELQLKDRTHSLWAFLLSEQQNYVNPAYCPGHAETHPVLEPSTLPCHFKFWRNMYLQFDRSMHPRQSILKNVLTLKENNRQLEDTVKELEARLKEHGISPPTLVPQAPYRGHRCFPTRPHSLILVAPLSQKEAQQRQEEEEEEEEEEVGEEATECCIDTERTVEGSSGTERKESYGDLQETYGAKAEPAVVSLEFGVARMTC; encoded by the exons ATGTTGGACCGATTCAGTAACAAGTCCACCAGCGGTACGCTGCATCTTACCGCGACACATCTCATCTTCGTGGAGAGCAACGCTGCTGTGACCACGGCCGCGCAGGAGATCTGG ATCCTGCACCATCACATAGCGTCAGTAGAGAAACTGTCTTTGACCACCAACGGTTGTCCTCTGGTCATCCAGTGCCGGAACTTCAGGGTGGTTCACTTTGTGGTCCAGAAAGAGAGGGACTGCCACGACATCTACAGCTCACTGCTCAGACTGCTGCGGCCAG TGTCCTATGAGGAGCTTTACGCATTCTCCTACAACCCCAAGCAGAACGACCAGCAGAGGGAGGAGGGCTGGCAGCTCATTGACCTGGGGGCGGAGTTTGAGAGGATGGGAGTCCCCTGTGACCAATGGCAGCTCACCGACGTCAACAGGGACTACAAG ATATGTGATACGTACCCCAGGGACCTGTATGTGCCCATCACAGCCAGCAAGCCCATCATTGTCGGGAGCTCCAAGTTCCGGAGCAAAGGGCGCTTCCCGGTCCTCACATACTTCTATCAGGAGAAGAAG GCGGCGGTGTGTCGGTGCAGCCAGCCTCTGTCTGGATTCAGCGCACGGTGCCTGGAGGACGAGAGCATGCTGCAGGCCATCAGCAAAGCCAATCACAACAGCCGATTTGTCTACGTCATGGATACGAGGCCTAAG TTGAATGCCATGGCAAACCGAGCTGCGGGAAAAGGCTATGAGAATGAAGATAACTACTCCAACATCCGCTTTCAGTTTGTGGGCATCGAGAACATCCACGTGATGAGATCCAGCCTGCAGAAGCTACTGGAAG TGGTGGGGAGTCGTTCTCTGTCGGCGAGTGACTACCTGTTGGGCCTGGAGAGCAGTGGCTGGCTACGACACGTCAAGGCTGTGGTAGATGCAGCCATCTGCCTCACCAAG GCAGTGACGGTAGAGGGCGCCAGTGTGCTGGTCCACTGTTCAGACGGCTGGGACCGGACTGCCCAGGTCTGCTCCCTGGGAGCTTTGCTGATGGACCCCTACTACCGCACCATCAAAGGCTTCATG gtcctCATTGAGAAAGACTGGATCTCGTTCGGGCACAAGTTTGCGGACAGATGTGACCAGTTGGACGGTGACCCTAAGGAGGTGTCCCCGGTCTTCACACAGTTCCTAGACTGTGTGTGGCAGCTCACTGAGCAGTTCCCTCAG GCCTTTGAGTTCAGTGAGTGGCTCCTGCTGCAGATCCATGAGCATGTTCATTCCTGTCAGTATGGGAACCTCCTGGCCAACaaccagaggcagagagaagagCTGCA GCTGAAAGACAGAACTCATTCTCTATGGGCGTTTCTGTTGAGTGAGCAGCAGAACTACGTAAACCCTGCTTACTGTCCTGGGCATGCAGAGACACACCCTGTCTTGGAACCCTCCACCTTGCCCTGCCACTTCAA gTTCTGGAGGAACATGTACCTCCAGTTTGATCGGTCCATGCACCCCCGTCAGTCTATCCTGAAGAACGTTCTCACCCTGAAGGAGAACAACCGCCAACTTGAGGACACAGTGAAAGAACTGGAGGCT AGGCTGAAGGAACATGGCATCAGCCCCCCAACCCTGGTCCCCCAGGCCCCCTACAGAGGCCACCGCTGCTTCCCCACACGACCCCACTCTCTCATTCTGGTAGCCCCCCTCAGCCAGAAGGAGGCCCAGCAgcggcaggaggaggaggaagaggaggaggaggaggaggtgggagaggaggcGACAGAATGTTGCATTGACACAGAGCGGACAGTAGAAGGCAGCAGTGGTACTGAGCGCAAGGAGAGCTACGGAGACCTGCAAGAGACATACGGGGCCAAGGCAGAGCCGGCTGTGGTCAGCCTGGAGTTTGGAGTGGCCCGCATGACCTGCTGA
- the mtmr6 gene encoding myotubularin-related protein 6 isoform X3 — translation MEHIRTPKILHHHIASVEKLSLTTNGCPLVIQCRNFRVVHFVVQKERDCHDIYSSLLRLLRPVSYEELYAFSYNPKQNDQQREEGWQLIDLGAEFERMGVPCDQWQLTDVNRDYKICDTYPRDLYVPITASKPIIVGSSKFRSKGRFPVLTYFYQEKKAAVCRCSQPLSGFSARCLEDESMLQAISKANHNSRFVYVMDTRPKLNAMANRAAGKGYENEDNYSNIRFQFVGIENIHVMRSSLQKLLEVVGSRSLSASDYLLGLESSGWLRHVKAVVDAAICLTKAVTVEGASVLVHCSDGWDRTAQVCSLGALLMDPYYRTIKGFMVLIEKDWISFGHKFADRCDQLDGDPKEVSPVFTQFLDCVWQLTEQFPQAFEFSEWLLLQIHEHVHSCQYGNLLANNQRQREELQLKDRTHSLWAFLLSEQQNYVNPAYCPGHAETHPVLEPSTLPCHFKFWRNMYLQFDRSMHPRQSILKNVLTLKENNRQLEDTVKELEARLKEHGISPPTLVPQAPYRGHRCFPTRPHSLILVAPLSQKEAQQRQEEEEEEEEEEVGEEATECCIDTERTVEGSSGTERKESYGDLQETYGAKAEPAVVSLEFGVARMTC, via the exons ATGGAGCATATCCGAACCCCAAAG ATCCTGCACCATCACATAGCGTCAGTAGAGAAACTGTCTTTGACCACCAACGGTTGTCCTCTGGTCATCCAGTGCCGGAACTTCAGGGTGGTTCACTTTGTGGTCCAGAAAGAGAGGGACTGCCACGACATCTACAGCTCACTGCTCAGACTGCTGCGGCCAG TGTCCTATGAGGAGCTTTACGCATTCTCCTACAACCCCAAGCAGAACGACCAGCAGAGGGAGGAGGGCTGGCAGCTCATTGACCTGGGGGCGGAGTTTGAGAGGATGGGAGTCCCCTGTGACCAATGGCAGCTCACCGACGTCAACAGGGACTACAAG ATATGTGATACGTACCCCAGGGACCTGTATGTGCCCATCACAGCCAGCAAGCCCATCATTGTCGGGAGCTCCAAGTTCCGGAGCAAAGGGCGCTTCCCGGTCCTCACATACTTCTATCAGGAGAAGAAG GCGGCGGTGTGTCGGTGCAGCCAGCCTCTGTCTGGATTCAGCGCACGGTGCCTGGAGGACGAGAGCATGCTGCAGGCCATCAGCAAAGCCAATCACAACAGCCGATTTGTCTACGTCATGGATACGAGGCCTAAG TTGAATGCCATGGCAAACCGAGCTGCGGGAAAAGGCTATGAGAATGAAGATAACTACTCCAACATCCGCTTTCAGTTTGTGGGCATCGAGAACATCCACGTGATGAGATCCAGCCTGCAGAAGCTACTGGAAG TGGTGGGGAGTCGTTCTCTGTCGGCGAGTGACTACCTGTTGGGCCTGGAGAGCAGTGGCTGGCTACGACACGTCAAGGCTGTGGTAGATGCAGCCATCTGCCTCACCAAG GCAGTGACGGTAGAGGGCGCCAGTGTGCTGGTCCACTGTTCAGACGGCTGGGACCGGACTGCCCAGGTCTGCTCCCTGGGAGCTTTGCTGATGGACCCCTACTACCGCACCATCAAAGGCTTCATG gtcctCATTGAGAAAGACTGGATCTCGTTCGGGCACAAGTTTGCGGACAGATGTGACCAGTTGGACGGTGACCCTAAGGAGGTGTCCCCGGTCTTCACACAGTTCCTAGACTGTGTGTGGCAGCTCACTGAGCAGTTCCCTCAG GCCTTTGAGTTCAGTGAGTGGCTCCTGCTGCAGATCCATGAGCATGTTCATTCCTGTCAGTATGGGAACCTCCTGGCCAACaaccagaggcagagagaagagCTGCA GCTGAAAGACAGAACTCATTCTCTATGGGCGTTTCTGTTGAGTGAGCAGCAGAACTACGTAAACCCTGCTTACTGTCCTGGGCATGCAGAGACACACCCTGTCTTGGAACCCTCCACCTTGCCCTGCCACTTCAA gTTCTGGAGGAACATGTACCTCCAGTTTGATCGGTCCATGCACCCCCGTCAGTCTATCCTGAAGAACGTTCTCACCCTGAAGGAGAACAACCGCCAACTTGAGGACACAGTGAAAGAACTGGAGGCT AGGCTGAAGGAACATGGCATCAGCCCCCCAACCCTGGTCCCCCAGGCCCCCTACAGAGGCCACCGCTGCTTCCCCACACGACCCCACTCTCTCATTCTGGTAGCCCCCCTCAGCCAGAAGGAGGCCCAGCAgcggcaggaggaggaggaagaggaggaggaggaggaggtgggagaggaggcGACAGAATGTTGCATTGACACAGAGCGGACAGTAGAAGGCAGCAGTGGTACTGAGCGCAAGGAGAGCTACGGAGACCTGCAAGAGACATACGGGGCCAAGGCAGAGCCGGCTGTGGTCAGCCTGGAGTTTGGAGTGGCCCGCATGACCTGCTGA
- the mtmr6 gene encoding myotubularin-related protein 6 isoform X1, which yields MEHIRTPKVEQVRMLDRFSNKSTSGTLHLTATHLIFVESNAAVTTAAQEIWILHHHIASVEKLSLTTNGCPLVIQCRNFRVVHFVVQKERDCHDIYSSLLRLLRPVSYEELYAFSYNPKQNDQQREEGWQLIDLGAEFERMGVPCDQWQLTDVNRDYKICDTYPRDLYVPITASKPIIVGSSKFRSKGRFPVLTYFYQEKKAAVCRCSQPLSGFSARCLEDESMLQAISKANHNSRFVYVMDTRPKLNAMANRAAGKGYENEDNYSNIRFQFVGIENIHVMRSSLQKLLEVVGSRSLSASDYLLGLESSGWLRHVKAVVDAAICLTKAVTVEGASVLVHCSDGWDRTAQVCSLGALLMDPYYRTIKGFMVLIEKDWISFGHKFADRCDQLDGDPKEVSPVFTQFLDCVWQLTEQFPQAFEFSEWLLLQIHEHVHSCQYGNLLANNQRQREELQLKDRTHSLWAFLLSEQQNYVNPAYCPGHAETHPVLEPSTLPCHFKFWRNMYLQFDRSMHPRQSILKNVLTLKENNRQLEDTVKELEARLKEHGISPPTLVPQAPYRGHRCFPTRPHSLILVAPLSQKEAQQRQEEEEEEEEEEVGEEATECCIDTERTVEGSSGTERKESYGDLQETYGAKAEPAVVSLEFGVARMTC from the exons ATGGAGCATATCCGAACCCCAAAG GTAGAGCAAGTGCGTATGTTGGACCGATTCAGTAACAAGTCCACCAGCGGTACGCTGCATCTTACCGCGACACATCTCATCTTCGTGGAGAGCAACGCTGCTGTGACCACGGCCGCGCAGGAGATCTGG ATCCTGCACCATCACATAGCGTCAGTAGAGAAACTGTCTTTGACCACCAACGGTTGTCCTCTGGTCATCCAGTGCCGGAACTTCAGGGTGGTTCACTTTGTGGTCCAGAAAGAGAGGGACTGCCACGACATCTACAGCTCACTGCTCAGACTGCTGCGGCCAG TGTCCTATGAGGAGCTTTACGCATTCTCCTACAACCCCAAGCAGAACGACCAGCAGAGGGAGGAGGGCTGGCAGCTCATTGACCTGGGGGCGGAGTTTGAGAGGATGGGAGTCCCCTGTGACCAATGGCAGCTCACCGACGTCAACAGGGACTACAAG ATATGTGATACGTACCCCAGGGACCTGTATGTGCCCATCACAGCCAGCAAGCCCATCATTGTCGGGAGCTCCAAGTTCCGGAGCAAAGGGCGCTTCCCGGTCCTCACATACTTCTATCAGGAGAAGAAG GCGGCGGTGTGTCGGTGCAGCCAGCCTCTGTCTGGATTCAGCGCACGGTGCCTGGAGGACGAGAGCATGCTGCAGGCCATCAGCAAAGCCAATCACAACAGCCGATTTGTCTACGTCATGGATACGAGGCCTAAG TTGAATGCCATGGCAAACCGAGCTGCGGGAAAAGGCTATGAGAATGAAGATAACTACTCCAACATCCGCTTTCAGTTTGTGGGCATCGAGAACATCCACGTGATGAGATCCAGCCTGCAGAAGCTACTGGAAG TGGTGGGGAGTCGTTCTCTGTCGGCGAGTGACTACCTGTTGGGCCTGGAGAGCAGTGGCTGGCTACGACACGTCAAGGCTGTGGTAGATGCAGCCATCTGCCTCACCAAG GCAGTGACGGTAGAGGGCGCCAGTGTGCTGGTCCACTGTTCAGACGGCTGGGACCGGACTGCCCAGGTCTGCTCCCTGGGAGCTTTGCTGATGGACCCCTACTACCGCACCATCAAAGGCTTCATG gtcctCATTGAGAAAGACTGGATCTCGTTCGGGCACAAGTTTGCGGACAGATGTGACCAGTTGGACGGTGACCCTAAGGAGGTGTCCCCGGTCTTCACACAGTTCCTAGACTGTGTGTGGCAGCTCACTGAGCAGTTCCCTCAG GCCTTTGAGTTCAGTGAGTGGCTCCTGCTGCAGATCCATGAGCATGTTCATTCCTGTCAGTATGGGAACCTCCTGGCCAACaaccagaggcagagagaagagCTGCA GCTGAAAGACAGAACTCATTCTCTATGGGCGTTTCTGTTGAGTGAGCAGCAGAACTACGTAAACCCTGCTTACTGTCCTGGGCATGCAGAGACACACCCTGTCTTGGAACCCTCCACCTTGCCCTGCCACTTCAA gTTCTGGAGGAACATGTACCTCCAGTTTGATCGGTCCATGCACCCCCGTCAGTCTATCCTGAAGAACGTTCTCACCCTGAAGGAGAACAACCGCCAACTTGAGGACACAGTGAAAGAACTGGAGGCT AGGCTGAAGGAACATGGCATCAGCCCCCCAACCCTGGTCCCCCAGGCCCCCTACAGAGGCCACCGCTGCTTCCCCACACGACCCCACTCTCTCATTCTGGTAGCCCCCCTCAGCCAGAAGGAGGCCCAGCAgcggcaggaggaggaggaagaggaggaggaggaggaggtgggagaggaggcGACAGAATGTTGCATTGACACAGAGCGGACAGTAGAAGGCAGCAGTGGTACTGAGCGCAAGGAGAGCTACGGAGACCTGCAAGAGACATACGGGGCCAAGGCAGAGCCGGCTGTGGTCAGCCTGGAGTTTGGAGTGGCCCGCATGACCTGCTGA
- the mtmr6 gene encoding myotubularin-related protein 6 isoform X4 yields the protein MEHIRTPKVEQVRMLDRFSNKSTSGTLHLTATHLIFVESNAAVTTAAQEIWILHHHIASVEKLSLTTNGCPLVIQCRNFRVVHFVVQKERDCHDIYSSLLRLLRPVSYEELYAFSYNPKQNDQQREEGWQLIDLGAEFERMGVPCDQWQLTDVNRDYKICDTYPRDLYVPITASKPIIVGSSKFRSKGRFPVLTYFYQEKKAAVCRCSQPLSGFSARCLEDESMLQAISKANHNSRFVYVMDTRPKLNAMANRAAGKGYENEDNYSNIRFQFVGIENIHVMRSSLQKLLEVVGSRSLSASDYLLGLESSGWLRHVKAVVDAAICLTKAVTVEGASVLVHCSDGWDRTAQVCSLGALLMDPYYRTIKGFMVLIEKDWISFGHKFADRCDQLDGDPKEVSPVFTQFLDCVWQLTEQFPQAFEFSEWLLLQIHEHVHSCQYGNLLANNQRQREELQLKDRTHSLWAFLLSEQQNYVNPAYCPGHAETHPVLEPSTLPCHFKFWRNMYLQFDRSMHPRQSILKNVLTLKENNRQLEDTVKELEAVILSLVEVTCGVDI from the exons ATGGAGCATATCCGAACCCCAAAG GTAGAGCAAGTGCGTATGTTGGACCGATTCAGTAACAAGTCCACCAGCGGTACGCTGCATCTTACCGCGACACATCTCATCTTCGTGGAGAGCAACGCTGCTGTGACCACGGCCGCGCAGGAGATCTGG ATCCTGCACCATCACATAGCGTCAGTAGAGAAACTGTCTTTGACCACCAACGGTTGTCCTCTGGTCATCCAGTGCCGGAACTTCAGGGTGGTTCACTTTGTGGTCCAGAAAGAGAGGGACTGCCACGACATCTACAGCTCACTGCTCAGACTGCTGCGGCCAG TGTCCTATGAGGAGCTTTACGCATTCTCCTACAACCCCAAGCAGAACGACCAGCAGAGGGAGGAGGGCTGGCAGCTCATTGACCTGGGGGCGGAGTTTGAGAGGATGGGAGTCCCCTGTGACCAATGGCAGCTCACCGACGTCAACAGGGACTACAAG ATATGTGATACGTACCCCAGGGACCTGTATGTGCCCATCACAGCCAGCAAGCCCATCATTGTCGGGAGCTCCAAGTTCCGGAGCAAAGGGCGCTTCCCGGTCCTCACATACTTCTATCAGGAGAAGAAG GCGGCGGTGTGTCGGTGCAGCCAGCCTCTGTCTGGATTCAGCGCACGGTGCCTGGAGGACGAGAGCATGCTGCAGGCCATCAGCAAAGCCAATCACAACAGCCGATTTGTCTACGTCATGGATACGAGGCCTAAG TTGAATGCCATGGCAAACCGAGCTGCGGGAAAAGGCTATGAGAATGAAGATAACTACTCCAACATCCGCTTTCAGTTTGTGGGCATCGAGAACATCCACGTGATGAGATCCAGCCTGCAGAAGCTACTGGAAG TGGTGGGGAGTCGTTCTCTGTCGGCGAGTGACTACCTGTTGGGCCTGGAGAGCAGTGGCTGGCTACGACACGTCAAGGCTGTGGTAGATGCAGCCATCTGCCTCACCAAG GCAGTGACGGTAGAGGGCGCCAGTGTGCTGGTCCACTGTTCAGACGGCTGGGACCGGACTGCCCAGGTCTGCTCCCTGGGAGCTTTGCTGATGGACCCCTACTACCGCACCATCAAAGGCTTCATG gtcctCATTGAGAAAGACTGGATCTCGTTCGGGCACAAGTTTGCGGACAGATGTGACCAGTTGGACGGTGACCCTAAGGAGGTGTCCCCGGTCTTCACACAGTTCCTAGACTGTGTGTGGCAGCTCACTGAGCAGTTCCCTCAG GCCTTTGAGTTCAGTGAGTGGCTCCTGCTGCAGATCCATGAGCATGTTCATTCCTGTCAGTATGGGAACCTCCTGGCCAACaaccagaggcagagagaagagCTGCA GCTGAAAGACAGAACTCATTCTCTATGGGCGTTTCTGTTGAGTGAGCAGCAGAACTACGTAAACCCTGCTTACTGTCCTGGGCATGCAGAGACACACCCTGTCTTGGAACCCTCCACCTTGCCCTGCCACTTCAA gTTCTGGAGGAACATGTACCTCCAGTTTGATCGGTCCATGCACCCCCGTCAGTCTATCCTGAAGAACGTTCTCACCCTGAAGGAGAACAACCGCCAACTTGAGGACACAGTGAAAGAACTGGAGGCT GTCATTCTCAGCCTTGTTGAAGTTACCTGTGGTGTTGATATTTAG